A stretch of Henckelia pumila isolate YLH828 chromosome 4, ASM3356847v2, whole genome shotgun sequence DNA encodes these proteins:
- the LOC140862731 gene encoding sucrose transport protein-like → MEVDAEVKNSRVSSLELQQPPLTAEPLEKIILVAAIAAGVQFAWALQLSLLTPYVQLLGVPHRWAAFIWLCGPISGMLVQPIVGYYSDNCISRFGRRRPFIAAGSALVAVAVFLIGFAADLGHAAGDHIGETVKPRAITVFVVGFWILDVASNMLQGPCRAFLADLSGGSASKMSAANALYSFFMAVGNVLGYAAGAYTHLYKIFPFSKTKACDLYCANLKSCFFISVALLLSLTTLALIIVREKKTPNISSLEAAKKRKNIPVFGELLVALKELPRPMWILLLVTCLNWIAWFPFLLFDTDWMGKEVYGGKVGEGKLYDLGVRTGALGLMLNSVVLGFTSLGMQFLVHYFGGVKNLWGGVNFLLAFCLGMTLWITKLAESSRRGIATNGSAGATLQPPLVGVKVGALALFAVLGIPQAITYSIPFAWASIFSSNSGAGQGLSLGVLNLAIVIPQMMVSVASGPWDAIFGGSNLPAFVAGAVAAAASGVVALTMLPSPHSDVSSVNDICTDRFH, encoded by the exons ATGGAGGTTGATGCTGAAGTAAAGAACAGTCGAGTATCTTCGTTGGAACTACAACAACCGCCGCTAACGGCGGAGCCATTGGAAAAAATCATTCTGGTGGCCGCAATAGCGGCGGGGGTGCAGTTCGCGTGGGCTCTGCAGCTCTCTCTTTTAACTCCGTACGTGCAGCTATTAGGAGTACCCCATAGGTGGGCAGCTTTTATTTGGCTTTGCGGACCCATTTCGGGGATGTTGGTTCAGCCCATTGTTGGCTATTACAGTGATAACTGTATCTCCCGGTTCGGCCGCCGCCGTCCCTTCATCGCCGCCGGATCAGCTCTGGTTGCCGTTGCCGTTTTCCTCATTGGCTTCGCCGCTGATTTGGGCCATGCAGCGGGTGATCACATCGGGGAGACTGTGAAGCCACGGGCTATTACTGTTTTCGTGGTGGGGTTTTGGATTCTTGACGTTGCCAGTAACATGTTGCAG GGCCCTTGTAGGGCATTCTTGGCCGATTTATCAGGAGGAAGTGCCAGCAAAATGAGCGCTGCAAATGCTCTGTACTCATTCTTCATGGCAGTGGGGAACGTTTTAGGCTACGCCGCCGGAGCATACACCCACCTCTACAAAATCTTCCCTTTCTCGAAGACCAAAGCCTGCGACTTGTACTGTGCAAATCTCAAGAGCTGTTTCTTCATCTCCGTTGCCCTGTTGTTGTCTTTGACCACTTTAGCATTAATCATTGTACGAGAAAAGAAAACACCAAACATCTCATCACTGGAGGCAGCTAAAAAACGAAAGAATATTCCAGTTTTTGGGGAATTGTTGGTTGCGCTAAAGGAATTGCCTAGACCAATGTGGATTTTACTACTGGTAACATGTCTTAATTGGATTGCTTGGTTCCCTTTCTTGTTGTTTGATACGGATTGGATGGGGAAGGAGGTGTATGGTGGAAAAGTGGGGGAGGGGAAATTGTATGATCTTGGTGTGCGTACTGGTGCATTGGGGTTGATGCTCAATTCTGTGGTATTGGGTTTCACTTCTTTGGGAATGCAATTTTTAGTTCATTATTTTGGTGGGGTGAAAAACTTGTGGGGTGGGGTTAACTTTTTGTTGGCTTTCTGCTTGGGAATGACTCTTTGGATCACTAAATTGGCTGAGTCAAGTAGGCGTGGTATTGCCACCAATGGGAGTGCCGGTGCCACACTGCAGCCGCCGCTGGTTGGTGTTAAGGTTGGAGCTCTGGCCCTCTTTGCTGTTCTTGGGATTCCTCAAGCA ATAACATACAGCATTCCATTTGCTTGGGCATCCATATTTTCCAGTAATTCTGGTGCAGGGCAAG GTCTTTCACTGGGAGTTCTAAATCTTGCAATAGTCATACCACAG ATGATGGTGTCTGTGGCAAGTGGGCCGTGGGATGCCATATTCGGAGGCAGTAACCTGCCGGCATTTGTGGCGGGAGCAGTGGCGGCTGCTGCCAGCGGTGTTGTTGCATTGACAATGCTTCCATCTCCACATTCTGATGTTTCATCAGTCAATGATATATGCACCGATAGATTCCATTGA
- the LOC140861844 gene encoding protein DMP7-like: MSVENNIQDSIDENYYYCYLQDNQYESDCYVADDDQEVDADNSGFIRVINTILSGTARLNVLLPTATILAFTIFAPLLTNDGKCTTLDRWSMGFFLAFSSTSCVFFSFTDSFRSATGRLYYGMATFRGIRTFGGGHIRPCVPSDFRLRWGDMFHATLASVAFLAFALFHGDVLSCYHLELPRKYVNIVPLVVGFIISVFFVLFPSRRRGIGYPFLLQSDALYGRN; the protein is encoded by the coding sequence ATGTCCGTAGAAAACAACATTCAGGACTCAATCGATGAGAATTACTACTATTGCTACTTACAAGACAATCAATACGAGAGTGATTGTTATGTAGCAGACGATGATCAAGAAGTTGATGCAGATAATTCCGGCTTCATACGCGTTATCAACACAATCTTGAGTGGTACAGCTCGACTCAATGTCCTCCTACCAACCGCCACCATCCTCGCCTTCACCATTTTCGCTCCACTTCTAACCAATGATGGTAAATGCACCACCTTGGACAGGTGGTCAATGGGCTTCTTCTTGGCCTTTTCATCTACTTCATGTGTTTTCTTCTCTTTCACCGACAGTTTTCGTTCAGCAACGGGGAGGTTGTACTATGGGATGGCAACGTTCCGCGGGATCAGGACGTTTGGCGGTGGGCATATAAGGCCGTGTGTGCCGTCGGATTTCAGGCTGAGATGGGGAGATATGTTTCATGCCACGCTTGCTTCGGTTGCTTTTCTTGCATTTGCGTTGTTTCACGGCGATGTTCTGAGCTGCTATCATTTGGAGTTGCCGAGGAAATATGTGAACATTGTCCCCTTGGTGGTTGGATTCATAATAAGCGTGTTTTTTGTGTTGTTTCCTTCTAGGAGAAGAGGGATCGGGTATCCCTTCTTGCTGCAGAGTGATGCTTTGTATGGAAGAAATTGA
- the LOC140862732 gene encoding protein-tyrosine-phosphatase PTP1-like produces the protein MSARRKSLAVEAAAMAVPLSPPLDKSCQITADPTIRKLKLSADQLCNCSEAFKYFRSKRLNSPRIISQEFQTLQANLMNDLDLKNRCTVALDRTNLSKNRYTNVLPFDNNRVILKQFKDNRESHGKYINASFIMTSESVPRFIATQGPLSQTSEDFWEMILQYRCPAIVMLTRLVENQNTVKCGDYFQADDGPREFGNICISTKWVQTTDTSLILRCLDVKRKEPVEPSFCVLHIQYPEWPDLGVPNATIAIREIFRKIYVVSPILGTIVVHCSAGIGRTGTYCLIHNTIQRVLLGDMSALDVATTVSTFRNQRSGMVQTEEQYFFCHDAIIHELDSLIRNNS, from the exons ATGTCTGCACGGCGGAAATCTCTCGCCGTCGAAGCCGCCGCCATGGCAGTTCCACTATCTCCTCCGCTGGACAAATCTTGTCAGATTACCGCTGATCCGACCATAAGGAAGCTCAAACTCTCGGCAGATCAGCTCTGTAACTGCTCGGAAGCTTTCAAATACTTCAGATCCAAAAGGTTAAACTCTCCTCGAATTATCAGCCAAGAGTTCCAAACCTTACAG GCAAATCTGATGAATGATTTGGACTTGAAGAACAGATGTACTGTTGCTCTGGATAGAACCAATCTCAGCAAGAACCGCTACACCAATGTCTTGCCAT TTGACAATAACAGGGTTATCTTGAAGCAGTTTAAAGATAACAGAGAATCACATGGGAAATATATCAATGCAAGCTTCATCATG ACCTCAGAAAGTGTACCTCGGTTTATTGCAACTCAAGGCCCACTCTCTCAGACTTCCGAGGACTTCTGGGAAATGATTCTCCAGTATCGCTGCCCTGCCATTGTTATGCTCACCCGGTTGGTCGAAAATCAAAAT ACAGTTAAGTGTGGAGATTATTTCCAAGCAGATGACGGACCCAGAGAGTTTGGAAACATATGCATCTCGACTAAATGGGTACAAACAACAGATACTTCATTAATTTTGCGGTGCTTAGACGTGAAACGCAAAGAG CCAGTGGAACCATCATTTTGTGTTCTGCACATCCAATATCCTGAATGGCCTGATCTTGGAGTGCCAAATGCCACCATCGCCATccgtgaaatcttcagaaaaatATATGTTGTCTCCCCCATCCTTGGAACGATTGTTGTGCACTGCAG TGCAGGTATTGGTAGAACTGGAACTTACTGTTTGATCCACAACACAATTCAAAGAGTTCTTCTTGGAGACATGTCTGCTCTGGATGTTGCGACGACTGTATCCACTTTCAGAAATCAGAGAAGTGGAATGGTTCAAACTGAG GAACAGTATTTCTTCTGTCATGATGCGATTATTCATGAACTTGACAGCCTAATCAGAAACAATTCATAA
- the LOC140866068 gene encoding protein DETOXIFICATION 54, with the protein MLIVAKMAEISSDFYSHKLPTSSQVAEELTELWSMALPITAMNCLVYVRAVVSVLFLGRIGSLELAGGALSIGFTNITGYSVLVGLASGLEPVCSQAYGSKNWELLSLSLHRMIFILFLAVIPISLLWINLESIMLFMGQDKDITSMAATYCVYSLPDLLTNTVLQPLRVYLRSQGVTKPQMWCTLLAVVFHIPLNYVLVVVMRLGVPGVAMASVLTNLHMMVLMMGYVVAYTRWEWRWEGIDAACGGLASLLKLAVPSCMGICLEWWWYEIVTVLAGYLPDPKLAVAATGIIIQTTSLMYTVPMALAGCVSARVGNELGAGRPYKAKLAAMVALAGAFAIGFINVIWTIIFKEKWGGLFTEDEMLKALVASVLPIIGLCELGNCPQTTGCGILRGTARPAVGARINLGSFYFVGTPVAVALAFWFDVGFSGLWSGLLAAQAACAISILYVVFSCTDWEIEALNSSKLIGLEMSSEASYTNEEKKGLLVSEKLKIEAYDVIV; encoded by the exons ATGCTCATAGTTGCTAAAATGGCTGAAATAAGTTCAGACTTTTACTCCCACAAATTACCTACCTCCTCCCAG GTAGCGGAGGAGTTGACGGAACTATGGTCGATGGCACTTCCTATAACTGCAATGAACTGTTTAGTGTATGTTAGAGCGGTGGTTTCCGTGTTGTTTTTGGGCAGAATTGGGAGCCTAGAGCTAGCCGGCGGTGCCCTTTCTATAGGCTTCACGAACATAACTGGCTATTCAGTTTTAGTAGGCCTTGCATCTGGGCTGGAGCCTGTGTGTAGCCAAGCCTACGGAAGCAAGAACTGGGAACTTCTTTCACTCTCTCTCCACCGCATGATCTTCATACTTTTCTTGGCAGTAATCCCCATCAGTCTCCTTTGGATTAATCTTGAATCCATCATGCTTTTCATGGGCCAAGATAAAGATATCACCTCAATGGCTGCGACATACTGTGTTTACTCACTTCCTGACCTTTTGACAAACACTGTTTTACAGCCATTGAGAGTATATTTAAGATCACAAGGGGTGACAAAGCCCCAAATGTGGTGCACTTTGTTGGCTGTAGTGTTTCATATTCCATTGAATTATGTGCTTGTTGTGGTTATGAGGTTGGGGGTTCCTGGTGTGGCTATGGCCTCTGTGCTCACTAATTTGCACATGATGGTGTTGATGATGGGATATGTTGTTGCTTATACGAGGTGGGAGTGGAGATGGGAGGGAATTGATGCGGCTTGTGGAGGACTTGCGTCTCTGCTTAAGCTGGCAGTGCCTAGTTGTATGGGGATTTGTTTGGAGTGGTGGTGGTACGAGATTGTGACGGTGTTGGCCGGATACTTACCGGATCCTAAGCTTGCGGTGGCCGCCACTGGCATAATCATTCAGACAACCAGCCTTATGTACACCGTTCCTATGGCATTGGCGGGCTGTGTCTCCGCGAGG GTCGGCAATGAGCTCGGAGCAGGGAGGCCATACAAGGCTAAGTTGGCTGCTATGGTTGCATTGGCCGGTGCATTTGCTATTGGATTCATCAATGTGATATGGACAATCATATTCAAGGAGAAATGGGGTGGACTCTTCACAGAAGATGAAATGCTAAAAGCTCTAGTTGCCTCAGTTTTGCCAATCATTGGCTTATGTGAGCTTGGAAACTGCCCACAGACTACCGGCTGTGGCATCCTACGTGGCACGGCTAGGCCAGCCGTGGGTGCACGGATCAATCTTGGCTCATTTTACTTCGTTGGCACGCCTGTGGCCGTCGCGTTAGCCTTCTGGTTCGACGTCGGGTTCAGTGGGCTGTGGTCTGGCTTGCTGGCTGCCCAGGCCGCGTGTGCTATATCGATATTATATGTTGTGTTTAGTTGCACAGATTGGGAAATCGAGGCTCTGAATTCCTCCAAACTTATCGGCTTAGAGATGAGCAGCGAGGCTAGCTATACTAATGAAGAGAAGAAGGGATTATTAGTTTCGGAGAAATTAAAGATTGAGGCATATGATGTAATTGTTTAG